A single genomic interval of Pyrus communis chromosome 7, drPyrComm1.1, whole genome shotgun sequence harbors:
- the LOC137740151 gene encoding uncharacterized protein isoform X1, with product MGSTFNPQILVEKLAKLNSSQASIETLSHWCIFHMNKARQVVETWARQFHCAPRDQRLAFLYLANDILQNSRRKGSEFVGEFWKVLPDALRDVIESGDEFGRNAAQRLVNIWDDRKVFGSRGQILKQEFVGQHPETNNRNGKHSGARLKHPAGTSLDKIVSDYQVIHGQMDEDTILSKCRSAISCLEKVDKEIGVDVNSGQFHGSAFVEEVQGQHAILRNCIEQLRAVESSRANLVSHLREALQEQEYKLDQVRNQLQGAESQSELATNICHRLVNGDNAQQIAVQSSKEAHTSVAPPSFMVGREQSAPVMYTQQVPFAEKTGRVEEDPRKSAAAAVAAKLTASTSSAQMLSYVLSSLASEGVISNPINESSGDYPSEKRLKLENDQSSSYVPQSPNPSASPPFSRSDSLPHNVSTTNQQYTPSEAPPPPSSSPPPLPPLPPQPQYQVPQYVPSPGQYTYNVAQQPPPPMPSYQAGAPVNGISPFMAPANTYQSFQGSDGKFYNQQPPMQISRQ from the exons ATGGGAAGTACATTCAATCCGCAGATTTTAGTGGAAAAACTAGCCAAGCTCAATAGCTCGCAAGCAAGCATAGAGA CTTTATCACATTGGTGCATTTTCCATATGAATAAAGCAAGACAAGTTGTTGAAACATGGGCTAGGCAATTTCATTGTGCTCCACGCGACCAGAGATTGGCTTTCTTGTATCTTGCAAATGATATTTTACAGAACAGTAGGCGAAAAGGTTCGGAATTTGTTGGTGAATTTTGGAAGGTTCTTCCAGATGCTCTTCGTGATGTAATTGAAAGTGGAGATGAATTTGGAAGAAATGCAGCACAACGATTG GTTAATATATGGGATGATAGAAAAGTTTTTGGTTCTCGCGGCCAGATTCTCAAGCAAGAGTTTGTTGGACAGCACCCGGAAACTAATAACAGAAATGGGAAGCATTCGGGTGCCAGACTG AAGCATCCTGCTGGAACTTCATTGGACAAAATAGTTTCAGATTATCAAGTTATCCATGGGCAGATGGACGAGGATACTATATTGAGCAAATGCAGGAGTGCTATTAGCTGTCTTGAGAAGGTTGATAAGGAAATTGGTGTAGATGTCAATTCAG GGCAATTTCATGGATCTGCATTTGTGGAGGAGGTTCAGGGTCAGCATGCTATACTGAGGAACTGTATTGAACAACTAAGAGCTGTTGAATCATCTAGAGCTAATCTTGTGTCTCATTTGAGAGAGGCTCTTCAGGAGCAG GAGTACAAGCTGGATCAAGTCCGAAACCAACTTCAG GGTGCAGAGTCCCAGTCAGAGCTGGCCACCAATATCTGCCATCGGTTAGTGAATGGGGACAATGCACAGCAGATAGCAGTCCAGAGCTCAAAGGAAGCTCATACCTCTGTAGCACCTCCCAGTTTTATGGTAGGAAGAGAACAATCAGCTCCAGTAATGTACACACAGCAGGTTCCTTTTGCCGAAAAAACTGGTCGCGTGGAGGAAGATCCTCGCAAGTCTGCAGCTGCTGCAGTGGCAGCAAAGCTGACCGCATCAACATCCTCAGCCCAGATGCTCTCTTATGTCCTCTCCTCTCTGGCATCAGAGGGTGTCATCAGCAACCCAATTAACGAGTCTTCTGGTGATTATCCATCCGAAAAGAGGCTTAAGCTGGAGAACGACCAATCGTCGTCCTATGTACCCCAGAGCCCTAACCCGTCTGCATCTCCTCCCTTCTCGCGTTCTGATTCTCTCCCGCACAATGTCTCTACCACCAACCAACAATACACTCCCAGTGAGGCACCACCTCCCCCATCATCTTCTCCTCCACCATTGCCACCATTACCACCGCAACCACAGTACCAAGTGCCCCAATATGTGCCGTCTCCTGGACAATACACCTATAACGTGGCCCAACAACCACCACCCCCAATGCCTAGTTATCAAGCAGGAGCTCCCGTAAATGGCATTTCTCCGTTCATGGCACCGGCAAACACTTATCAGAGTTTTCAAGGTTCAGACGGTAAATTCTACAACCAGCAACCACCGATGCAGATTTCTAGGCAATAA
- the LOC137740151 gene encoding uncharacterized protein isoform X2, with the protein MGSTFNPQILVEKLAKLNSSQASIETLSHWCIFHMNKARQVVETWARQFHCAPRDQRLAFLYLANDILQNSRRKGSEFVGEFWKVLPDALRDVIESGDEFGRNAAQRLVNIWDDRKVFGSRGQILKQEFVGQHPETNNRNGKHSGARLHPAGTSLDKIVSDYQVIHGQMDEDTILSKCRSAISCLEKVDKEIGVDVNSGQFHGSAFVEEVQGQHAILRNCIEQLRAVESSRANLVSHLREALQEQEYKLDQVRNQLQGAESQSELATNICHRLVNGDNAQQIAVQSSKEAHTSVAPPSFMVGREQSAPVMYTQQVPFAEKTGRVEEDPRKSAAAAVAAKLTASTSSAQMLSYVLSSLASEGVISNPINESSGDYPSEKRLKLENDQSSSYVPQSPNPSASPPFSRSDSLPHNVSTTNQQYTPSEAPPPPSSSPPPLPPLPPQPQYQVPQYVPSPGQYTYNVAQQPPPPMPSYQAGAPVNGISPFMAPANTYQSFQGSDGKFYNQQPPMQISRQ; encoded by the exons ATGGGAAGTACATTCAATCCGCAGATTTTAGTGGAAAAACTAGCCAAGCTCAATAGCTCGCAAGCAAGCATAGAGA CTTTATCACATTGGTGCATTTTCCATATGAATAAAGCAAGACAAGTTGTTGAAACATGGGCTAGGCAATTTCATTGTGCTCCACGCGACCAGAGATTGGCTTTCTTGTATCTTGCAAATGATATTTTACAGAACAGTAGGCGAAAAGGTTCGGAATTTGTTGGTGAATTTTGGAAGGTTCTTCCAGATGCTCTTCGTGATGTAATTGAAAGTGGAGATGAATTTGGAAGAAATGCAGCACAACGATTG GTTAATATATGGGATGATAGAAAAGTTTTTGGTTCTCGCGGCCAGATTCTCAAGCAAGAGTTTGTTGGACAGCACCCGGAAACTAATAACAGAAATGGGAAGCATTCGGGTGCCAGACTG CATCCTGCTGGAACTTCATTGGACAAAATAGTTTCAGATTATCAAGTTATCCATGGGCAGATGGACGAGGATACTATATTGAGCAAATGCAGGAGTGCTATTAGCTGTCTTGAGAAGGTTGATAAGGAAATTGGTGTAGATGTCAATTCAG GGCAATTTCATGGATCTGCATTTGTGGAGGAGGTTCAGGGTCAGCATGCTATACTGAGGAACTGTATTGAACAACTAAGAGCTGTTGAATCATCTAGAGCTAATCTTGTGTCTCATTTGAGAGAGGCTCTTCAGGAGCAG GAGTACAAGCTGGATCAAGTCCGAAACCAACTTCAG GGTGCAGAGTCCCAGTCAGAGCTGGCCACCAATATCTGCCATCGGTTAGTGAATGGGGACAATGCACAGCAGATAGCAGTCCAGAGCTCAAAGGAAGCTCATACCTCTGTAGCACCTCCCAGTTTTATGGTAGGAAGAGAACAATCAGCTCCAGTAATGTACACACAGCAGGTTCCTTTTGCCGAAAAAACTGGTCGCGTGGAGGAAGATCCTCGCAAGTCTGCAGCTGCTGCAGTGGCAGCAAAGCTGACCGCATCAACATCCTCAGCCCAGATGCTCTCTTATGTCCTCTCCTCTCTGGCATCAGAGGGTGTCATCAGCAACCCAATTAACGAGTCTTCTGGTGATTATCCATCCGAAAAGAGGCTTAAGCTGGAGAACGACCAATCGTCGTCCTATGTACCCCAGAGCCCTAACCCGTCTGCATCTCCTCCCTTCTCGCGTTCTGATTCTCTCCCGCACAATGTCTCTACCACCAACCAACAATACACTCCCAGTGAGGCACCACCTCCCCCATCATCTTCTCCTCCACCATTGCCACCATTACCACCGCAACCACAGTACCAAGTGCCCCAATATGTGCCGTCTCCTGGACAATACACCTATAACGTGGCCCAACAACCACCACCCCCAATGCCTAGTTATCAAGCAGGAGCTCCCGTAAATGGCATTTCTCCGTTCATGGCACCGGCAAACACTTATCAGAGTTTTCAAGGTTCAGACGGTAAATTCTACAACCAGCAACCACCGATGCAGATTTCTAGGCAATAA
- the LOC137740152 gene encoding omega-hydroxypalmitate O-feruloyl transferase-like isoform X2, whose protein sequence is MDSNNTNGHAFQLRVKQGEPTLVPPAVETEKGLYFLSNLDQNIAVTVRTIYCFKSDAKGNDKAVEVIKDALKKVLVHYYPLAGRLAISAEGKLIVDCTGEGAVFVEAEADCVIEEIGDITKPDPETLGKLVYDVPGAKTILEIPPLVAQVTKFKCGGFALGLCMNHCMFDGIGAMEFVNSWGKIARGLQLTDLPFLDRSILKARNPPRIEYLHQEFSEITATSSTNKDLCEEKMLYRSFCFDSEKLEKLKTKAREDGALENCTTFEALSAFVWKARTRALNMLPEQQIKLMFAVDGRPKFSPPLPKGYFGNGIVLTNSICQAGDLLDKPLSNAVGLVQDAIKIVTDSYMRSAIDYFELTRARPSLASTLLITTWSRLSFYTTDFGWGEPVLSGPVALPEKEVILFLSNGTEKKNINVLLGLPASAMNVFEELMNA, encoded by the exons ATGGACAGCAACAACACCAATGGCCACGCGTTCCAGCTGAGAGTGAAGCAAGGAGAGCCAACTCTGGTTCCCCCTGCGGTTGAAACTGAGAAGGGTTTGTACTTCCTCTCGAACCTCGATCAGAACATTGCGGTGACTGTTCGTACTATTTACTGCTTCAAATCGGATGCAAAGGGAAATGATAAGGCAGTGGAAGTGATCAAGGATGCTTTGAAGAAGGTTCTTGTCCACTACTACCCCCTCGCTGGACGATTAGCAATCAGCGCGGAGGGAAAGCTCATTGTGGATTGCACCGGGGAAGGAGCTGTTTTCGTTGAGGCTGAAGCAGATTGCGTGATAGAAGAGATTGGAGACATAACAAAGCCGGACCCCGAGACTCTTGGGAAGCTGGTTTATGATGTTCCTGGTGCAAAGACCATACTGGAGATTCCTCCACTGGTGGCTCAG GTGACAAAATTCAAATGTGGAGGATTTGCTCTTGGCCTGTGCATGAATCATTGTATGTTTGATGGCATTGGCGCTATGGAATTCGTGAACTCGTGGGGTAAAATTGCCAGAGGTTTACAATTGACAGATCTTCCGTTTTTAGACAGAAGCATACTCAAAGCTCGAAACCCACCTAGGATAGAGTACCTGCATCAAGAATTCTCAGAGATTACTGCCACTTCTAGCACCAACAAGGACCTTTGTGAAGAAAAAATGCTGTACAGATCCTTCTGTTTCGACAGTGAGAAGCTTGAAAAACTCAAAACGAAGGCCAGGGAAGACGGGGCGCTTGAAAATTGCACTACATTCGAAGCCCTCTCTGCATTTGTGTGGAAAGCTCGGACCAGAGCGCTAAATATGCTGCCTGAACAACAAATAAAGCTCATGTTTGCTGTTGACGGGAGGCCTAAATTCAGCCCGCCGCTGCCAAAAGGGTACTTTGGCAACGGCATTGTACTGACAAATTCCATCTGCCAGGCAGGTGACTTGCTGGACAAGCCACTGTCAAATGCAGTCGGACTAGTTCAAGATGCAATCAAGATAGTCACTGACAGTTACATGAGATCTGCCATAGATTATTTCGAGCTGACGCGAGCTAGGCCTTCGTTGGCCTCCACACTCTTGATCACGACTTGGTCTAGGCTGTCATTCTACACCACTGATTTTGGTTGGGGAGAGCCTGTGCTCTCGGGCCCGGTGGCATTGCCGGAGAAGGAAGTGATCTTGTTCCTTTCTAATGGAACAGAAAAGAAGAACATAAACGTGCTTCTGGGGCTTCCGGCTTCTGCCATGAATGTCTTTGAAGAACTGATGAATGCCTAG
- the LOC137740152 gene encoding omega-hydroxypalmitate O-feruloyl transferase-like isoform X1, with protein MVAEFGDSAAMDSNNTNGHAFQLRVKQGEPTLVPPAVETEKGLYFLSNLDQNIAVTVRTIYCFKSDAKGNDKAVEVIKDALKKVLVHYYPLAGRLAISAEGKLIVDCTGEGAVFVEAEADCVIEEIGDITKPDPETLGKLVYDVPGAKTILEIPPLVAQVTKFKCGGFALGLCMNHCMFDGIGAMEFVNSWGKIARGLQLTDLPFLDRSILKARNPPRIEYLHQEFSEITATSSTNKDLCEEKMLYRSFCFDSEKLEKLKTKAREDGALENCTTFEALSAFVWKARTRALNMLPEQQIKLMFAVDGRPKFSPPLPKGYFGNGIVLTNSICQAGDLLDKPLSNAVGLVQDAIKIVTDSYMRSAIDYFELTRARPSLASTLLITTWSRLSFYTTDFGWGEPVLSGPVALPEKEVILFLSNGTEKKNINVLLGLPASAMNVFEELMNA; from the exons ATG GTTGCTGAATTCGGAGACTCTGCCGCAATGGACAGCAACAACACCAATGGCCACGCGTTCCAGCTGAGAGTGAAGCAAGGAGAGCCAACTCTGGTTCCCCCTGCGGTTGAAACTGAGAAGGGTTTGTACTTCCTCTCGAACCTCGATCAGAACATTGCGGTGACTGTTCGTACTATTTACTGCTTCAAATCGGATGCAAAGGGAAATGATAAGGCAGTGGAAGTGATCAAGGATGCTTTGAAGAAGGTTCTTGTCCACTACTACCCCCTCGCTGGACGATTAGCAATCAGCGCGGAGGGAAAGCTCATTGTGGATTGCACCGGGGAAGGAGCTGTTTTCGTTGAGGCTGAAGCAGATTGCGTGATAGAAGAGATTGGAGACATAACAAAGCCGGACCCCGAGACTCTTGGGAAGCTGGTTTATGATGTTCCTGGTGCAAAGACCATACTGGAGATTCCTCCACTGGTGGCTCAG GTGACAAAATTCAAATGTGGAGGATTTGCTCTTGGCCTGTGCATGAATCATTGTATGTTTGATGGCATTGGCGCTATGGAATTCGTGAACTCGTGGGGTAAAATTGCCAGAGGTTTACAATTGACAGATCTTCCGTTTTTAGACAGAAGCATACTCAAAGCTCGAAACCCACCTAGGATAGAGTACCTGCATCAAGAATTCTCAGAGATTACTGCCACTTCTAGCACCAACAAGGACCTTTGTGAAGAAAAAATGCTGTACAGATCCTTCTGTTTCGACAGTGAGAAGCTTGAAAAACTCAAAACGAAGGCCAGGGAAGACGGGGCGCTTGAAAATTGCACTACATTCGAAGCCCTCTCTGCATTTGTGTGGAAAGCTCGGACCAGAGCGCTAAATATGCTGCCTGAACAACAAATAAAGCTCATGTTTGCTGTTGACGGGAGGCCTAAATTCAGCCCGCCGCTGCCAAAAGGGTACTTTGGCAACGGCATTGTACTGACAAATTCCATCTGCCAGGCAGGTGACTTGCTGGACAAGCCACTGTCAAATGCAGTCGGACTAGTTCAAGATGCAATCAAGATAGTCACTGACAGTTACATGAGATCTGCCATAGATTATTTCGAGCTGACGCGAGCTAGGCCTTCGTTGGCCTCCACACTCTTGATCACGACTTGGTCTAGGCTGTCATTCTACACCACTGATTTTGGTTGGGGAGAGCCTGTGCTCTCGGGCCCGGTGGCATTGCCGGAGAAGGAAGTGATCTTGTTCCTTTCTAATGGAACAGAAAAGAAGAACATAAACGTGCTTCTGGGGCTTCCGGCTTCTGCCATGAATGTCTTTGAAGAACTGATGAATGCCTAG
- the LOC137739934 gene encoding actin-related protein 2-like, whose product MNSRNVVVCDNGTGYVKCGFAGENFPTSVFPCVVGRPLLRYEESLMEQEIKDVIVGEACAEFRHQLDINYPVSNGIVQNWDDMGHVWDHAFYSELKIDPTECQILLTDPPLNPSKNREKMVETMFEKYNFAGVFIQIQAVLTLYAQGLLTGLVIDSGDGVTHVVPVVDGYSFPHLTKRMNVAGRHITSYLVDLLSRRGYSMNRTADFETVREIKEKLCYISYDYKREYQLGLETTILVKNYTLPDGRVIKVGTERFQAPEALFTPELIDVEGDGMADMVFRCIQEMDIDNRMMLYQHIVLSGGSTMYPGLPSRLEKEILDRYLDIVLKGNKDGLKKLRLRIEDPPRRKHMVYLGGAVLAGIMKDAPEFWITREDYLEEGVACLSKCGQA is encoded by the exons ATGAACAGTCGAAACGTCGTCGTGTGCGACAATGGCACCGGG TATGTGAAATGTGGATTTGCTGGAGAGAATTTCCCCACCTCGGTATTCCCTTGCGTAGTTGGAAGGCCACTGCTTCGATATGAGGAATCCCTTATGGAACAAGAAATCAAG GATGTCATTGTTGGAGAAGCTTGCGCGGAATTTCGGCATCAACTGGATATAAATTACCCGGTTAGCAATGGCATTGTGCAAAACTGGGATGATATGGGTCATGTCTGGGACCATGCATTTTACAGTGAGCTAAAG ATAGATCCTACTGAGTGTCAGATTTTACTCACAGACCCGCCTCTTAATCCTTCAAAGAACCGTGAAAAAatg GTTGAGACCATGTTTGAGAAATACAATTTTGCTGGTGTCTTCATTCAAATTCAAGCTGTTCTAACGTTGTATGCTCAAG GCTTGCTTACCGGATTAGTCATCGACTCTGGTGATGGTGTTACACATGTG GTTCCAGTTGTTGATGGCTACTCATTTCCTCATCTTACAAAGCGAATGAATGTAGCTGGCCGACACATAACTTCGTATCTTGTTGATTTACTCTCACGAAGGGG GTATTCAATGAATAGAACAGCTGATTTTGAGACTGTTAGGGAAATCAAGGAGAAGCTCTGCTATATTAG TTATGATTACAAAAGGGAGTATCAGTTGGGACTTGAGACCACCATACTTGTAAAAAATTACACT CTGCCAGATGGAAGGGTGATTAAAGTTGGCACTGAAAGGTTCCAGGCTCCTGAGGCTCTTTTCACTCCT GAACTTATAGATGTTGAAGGTGATGGGATGGCGGACATGGTATTCCGCTGCATTCAGGAAATGGATATTGACAACAGGATGATG CTCTACCAGCATATTGTTTTAAGTGGAGGGAGCACGATGTATCCTGGATTACCTAGTCG TTTGGAGAAAGAAATACTGGACCGCTATCTTGACATTGTTTTGAAGGGTAACAAAGATGGACTGAAG AAATTGCGATTGCGAATTGAAGATCCTCCACGAAGAAAGCACATGGTGTATCTAGGTGGTGCAGTCCTTGCAGGAATTATGAAG GACGCTCCTGAATTTTGGATCACGAGGGAGGATTATCTAGAAGAAGGAGTTGCTTGTCTAAGCAAGTGTGGTCAGGCATGA
- the LOC137739138 gene encoding large ribosomal subunit protein eL8y-like translates to MAPKRGVKAPVAASKKKTDKVVNPLFEKRPKQFGIGGALPPKRDLTRFVKWPKVVQIQRKKRILKQRLKVPPALNQFTKTLDKNLATSLFKMLLKYRPEDKAAKKERLLKRAQAETEGKSVEAKKPIVVKYGLNHVTYLIEQNKAQLVVIAHDVDPIELVVWLPALCRKMEVPYCIVKGKARLGSIVHKKTASVLCLTTVKNEDKLEFSKVLEAIKANFNDKYEEYRKKWGGGIMGSKSQAKTRAKEKLLAKEAAQRLN, encoded by the exons ATG GCCCCCAAAAGAGGCGTAAAAGCTCCAGTCGCAGCTTCCAAGAAGAAGACG GACAAGGTTGTAAACCCGCTGTTCGAGAAGCGCCCGAAGCAGTTCGGTATCGGAGGGGCATTACCACCGAAGAGGGATCTGACCCGGTTCGTGAAATGGCCCAAGGTGGTTCAGAttcagaggaagaagaggatcCTCAAGCAGAGGTTGAAGGTTCCTCCAGCTTTGAACCAGTTCACCAAGACCCTCGATAAGAACCTCG CCACCAGCCTGTTCAAGATGCTTCTCAAGTACAGGCCTGAGGACAAAGCTGCAAAGAAGGAGCGCCTTTTGAAAAGGGCCCAGGCCGAGACCGAAGGCAAATCTGTTGAGGCCAAGAAGCCTATTGTTGTGAAGTATGGTCTCAACCATGTGACCTACCTCATAGAGCAG AACAAGGCCCAGCTTGTTGTTATTGCACACGATGTTGACCCAATAGAGTTGGTTGTTTGGCTTCCTGCTTTATGCAGGAAGATGGAAGTCCCATATTGCATTGTGAAGGGCAAAGCACGCTTGGGATCg ATTGTCCACAAGAAAACTGCATCAGTTTTGTGCTTGACAACAGTCAAGAATGAGGATAAGTTGGAGTTCAGCAAGGTCTTGGAGGCAATCAAG GCCAACTTCAATGACAAGTATGAGGAGTACAGGAAAAAGTGGGGTGGCGGCATCATGGGTTCCAAATCCCAGGCAAAAACTAGGGCGAAGGAGAAGCTCCTTGCGAAGGAAGCTGCGCAAAGGCTTAATtaa